The sequence AGTGATACACAATGACTGCCATTATAGAAGAATTAAGAACATTAGGTCAGGATATCAAAATTCTCTATGTCGAAGACAATAAAGGACTTAGAGAAAGTATATTAAATCTTCTGACAAAGTTTTCACCTAACATATACCATGCTGAAACCGGAGATAGCGGTTACGAATACTATTGTAAATATAGCCCTGATATTGTATTGACCGATATTAAGATGCCTGGTATCAGTGGATTGGAATTCGCAAAAAAAGTCAAAGATGATGATAATAATGTACGCGTTATTTTTCTCTCTGCCTTTGATGATAAAGAGTATCTACATGAAGCGATTAACATAGGAGCATTTCGATATCTATCAAAACCTACAAAAGTCCCATTATTGATTACAACACTCCATGAAGCCGTTTTATCAATACATAAAGAACGAAATAATCGTATTTTCGAAAATCAGCTAACCGATATATTTAACTATCAAAATAACCTTATTATGATGTTCAAGAATACCGAGCCAATCGTTGTAAATCGCCAATTTCTTGATTTTTTTGGTGTACAAACTCTGAATGAATTCACCAATACGCATAATGAAATCGGTGAGTTACTTTTAGAGCATAATGGTTTTTTATATTCTACTCCTGAATCTGGATGGTTTGAAAAAGCACTTAAAAATCCTGGGAAACTTTTTCACACCAAAGTCTATAATCACAATAATAAGACCTGCCATTTGATTATGAAACTCAGACTGATTCCTCAAAAAGAGGGATATTCGATATTGTCTTTTGATGATATAAGCGATTTAAATTTAATGATGATCTTTGATGGTAATGCCGCCAAAAGTGATCAAAAGCACCATGATTCTACAGCTGTCAGAAAACTAATGAATGTTATTAAAGAGAATGGCTCTGAAGTCAAACTCTATAATTTTTATCGAGGCTTGACCATTGTCAATAATGCCATTTTAATCTCCATGGATGACCAACAGGTTGTCCTTAAAACATCCTATTCTCAGCTCAAAGCTATCAAAATTGCAAAAAATATTACCATTACATCAGAGATTTTTCCTAATACCGTTCTTTGCAATACAACTGGCTCTGTTGATTTTGATAAGCAAACCGTAACTTTTTCAGATATGCAATTTGTCAATGAAAGCGCGAACCAACGTGCAAATATTCGGCTTGAACCCGATACAGAACGCCATAGTGTCACCTTATTTCTAAATGAGATAAAATATTTTGGTAAAACACGTATTGTTGATATATCTATTTGTTCCGTAAAGCTTGAGCTTGATGCTCTACCAGCAGGCTTAAGCGTCGGTGAAACCGTTAACATCGTAATGGTGTTTGAAACAGAAAAACAGCCATTAAATTTATCGGTCACCAGCAAAGTATATCGAATAGACAACCGTTCCAAAAGTTTTCAGATCGTGTTTCTTTTTGAACTTTCATCTATCTATCACGATAAATTGCTCGATTATATTGCAAAACGTCAAATGGAGCTTATACGTGAATTCAAAGCTATTTAAAGTATTTTCATTTCATACGATCAGTACCTTTTTTAAATCTTTTATTTTGGTATGGTTCAGCTTTTTTATCACATTGGGAATAACCTTTTTCTTATGGTCAAATGCACGAGAAAATGCCATGGATGAAGCTAAAAATCGTTTTAAATCTAATAACATTGAAACCATCCATAAAATTGAAATCAGAATGCATGCTTATGAAACTATTTTGCAAAGTTCTATGTCACTATTAAGTACTGTTGAGCACATGAACCAGCATAAATGGTTTGTATATGTCTCAAGTATGCAAATAGAAAAGCACTATCCTGGATTTCAAGGAATAGGCTATTCAAAAATAATCCAAAAAAATCAACTACCTAAACATATTGAACAGATGCGTGCAGATGGATTTAAAAACTATTTGATAAATCCATTAGGCAACCGCCTAGAATATCACCCAATTATTTATTTAGAACCATTAACTCAAAGAAATATAAAAGCTATCGGCTACGATATGTTCACCAATCCAATACGTCAAAAAGCTATGACGAGGGCAAGAGATACAGGTGAAACAACACTTTCAGGTAAAGTGACCTTAGTCCAAGAACAAAATCACGATGTTCAACCAGGTTTTTTAATGTACGTCCCTTTTTATAATACTCATAGCACATTACTCTCATCAGGACAAAGAGAACAACATCTTGAAGGATTTACATTTGCCCCTTTTCGTGCTCATGACCTCATCGATGAAATTTTACAAAAAAAAGATCCTCATATTTCTATCAAAATTTATGATGGCACTACGATCATACCCCAAAACCTATTGTATGAGAGTGACCACGTAAGCAATCATTCACCTCTCTTCGTCGAAACAATCCCTCTAAAAATGTATGGACATACGTGGAGTATCAGATTTGAAACACTCCCTACATTCAAAGAGACAATTGACAATGCTCAACCGCACTTGATTGTATTGGCTGGTTTACCAATATCATTTTTATTATTACTTACCCTTCTCGCATTTTACCAAACTGCCGCGCGAGCTCGATTGCTAGCTCAATCAATGACTAGCGAAATTAGAATGCTAAACACTGAGCTAGAAAACATGATTAACATAACGCCAAACCCGATCATCGTTCATGCAGAAGATGGCACAATTTTAAAAATGAACCAAACATGGAGCACTATATGCGGTTATTCCTATGAGGAAACACCGACTATTGATACATGGGTAGATAAAGTCTACAAAGATCATCAAAAAGAGATAAAACAATATATACGAAATCTTTCAAATATTACTCAAAAGGTTGATGAAGGGGAATTTTCATTCTATAATAAATCAGGTGCACTTATCATATGGCAATTTAGTTCAGCACCGTTTGGAACTATTAATGGGCAAAAAACGATTATCTCTTCTGCCATGGATGTCACTGAACTTAAAAATAAAGATAATATGCTGATAATGCAATCACGCCATGCTGCAATGGGAGAAATGATCAATATGATTGCCCATCAATGGCGTCAACCACTCGCTTCGATTTCAGCTATCGCAGGGACTTTACAAGTTGAAGCCATGCTCGATCAATACGATCAAAACCATTTTATAGAAAAACTCAATTCAATCAGTGATTTGGCAATAGACTTATCGGACACAATCAATGATTTTCGAAACTTTTCTAAAAAAGATAAAATCAAAGAATTGGCGACATGGAAACAACTAATTAATGGGAGTCTGGCGATCATTCAACCAATCCTAACAAATCAAAATATCGAGCTTCATATTTCCGAGACTAGAGAACGCTCCTTCATGACGTATCCTAGAGAAATAAGACAAGTTATTCTCAATATACTTAAAAATGCAGAAGATGTTTTAATTGAAAATGAAATAAAAATACCACAAATCTGGATCCGAGTTTTAGATCAAGATGGAAAACCGTGCTTAGAAATTGAAGACAATGGAGGGGGAATTCCTCCAGAGATCATTGATAAGATTTTTGACCCTTATTTTAGTACAAAATTTGAAAAAGAGGGGACAGGCATCGGATTATATATGTCAAAAATGATCGTTGAACACCACAATGGTGGCAAGCTAAATGCCTATAATACGAATCATGGAGCATGCTTCCAGATTATTTTACAAACTGATGATTATCTCGATGTATCGGGAATCGCAGAATAAATCGTGCTCCATGCTCTGTATTGATAACCGAAACATTACCGTTGCAATGCTCTTCAATAATTGTTTTCGTCATATAAAGACCTAATCCCGTCCCATTTTCTTCCCCTTTTGTAGAGACATACGGTAAAAAGATGGTATCGATAATCTCTGGCGGAATTCCCCCTCCATTATCTTCAACGCTCAATATGACTTCACTATCAGTTTGATCCGATCGAACCATTATCATAGGCTTTTCAACTCTTTTTTCATCAAAAACATCGATAGCATTTTTGATGAGATTGAGTATCACTTGAATCAACTCATTTTCATACGTTAAATAATCACCATTATTATTATGACTCACCTCTAACATGATTGATTTGCTCACAATCGTATTCTCAATCAATTCAAGCGTTTTGTCTACTATAACCAAACTGTTTGTCATACTGGCAAGTTTTTGGGGTTTGAAAAAATCTTTAAAATCGGTAATCGTTCGTGAAAGGTGCTGAATCTGCACCTCCATATCATCAAAACTTTTCATCATATCATCAAAAGATGCTTGTTCTAACAAAATACTCACTTTTTGACGATTCATCAATGCACTAATAATCGCCAAAGGTTGACGCCATTGATGAGCAATCATACTGAGCATTTCACCCATCTGAGCTTGTCTCGTTTGCATCAAAAAGAGTTTATCTTTAATATTACGTTCTGTTACATCGTCTTGAATCGTTACAAAATTTATAATTTCATTGTGTTCATTAAATATAGGGAAAATCGTCGACGCCATATCACGTAACTCTTCATTTTTCATCCTATTGATAACTGTTCCACGCCAAAATGATCCCTCTAGTAAAATAGTTGCCCATAAATCTTTATAAAAAGATTGAGGATGTTTTCCGGAGTTAAACATATTCATCTTAGAGCCTACGAGCTCCTCTTTGGAATATCCGCTTAAAAGTGTAGCATAGTGATTAGCGTATTCAATCACCCCGTTCTTGTCAGTAATTATAGTCGAAAGAGGTGTTTGGCTCACCACGTGAGAAAGCATCTCTATCATTTGTTCACTGGCTTTATGTTCCGCATCTTTGACAAATCTTTTTAGTGCAAAGCTGATTTCCATTGCCATCTCTTCGAGAAGTTTTTGCCCCTCTTTATCAAATGCATTGCTATCGCCACTGTAAATATTCAGGACACCGACTACCTTATCATCCAATACTAACGGCAATGAAGCAGAAGAAGCAAAGCCATACTCTTGTGCACGTTCTCGCCATGGTAGAGTCACGGGATCATTAGCTATATCTTGACACCAGTATGGACGGTTGTGATGGAATGCTATTCCAGTAGGCCCTTTTCCCGTAGGATGTTGTAAATCAGTAGAGATAAATATCCCCGCTAAATATTCTATCTGATCGCCATAGGATGCGACAGGGACTATCGCATTTGCCTCTTCATTTAAAATACCGATCCATACCATTTTCATCCCGCCAAAAGTTACAGCATCATGGCAGATCATTTGGAAAAGCTCTTCTTCGTCACGTGCATGGATAATAGCTTGGTTACATTGACTAAGAGCAGCATAGAGTTGCGTAAGCCGTTTATTATGGTAAATCAAAGATTTTAATCTATCCTGTGTTTCACTCAACCACCCTAAAACGCTGTTTCGTTGCCCCTGTTGTAAATCGATGGTGTGTGCAAAATCCCCTCGTCCGATACGAATAATATGATGATGCACCTCATCTACAGAACCGCCCAAAATTCGATTTAACATTTTATAGAGCTTCCAAAAGCTCATCAAAAGGGAGAAACCTAATAAAATAAATAGTATACGAAGATACAGTGCATTATAGGTAGCATTCTCTACTGCCTTTGCCGTTCGTTTGTCCATAAGCATATAAAACTCATCAATAGGACGCATAATAGAAGCTTTGGCATTTCGATAGTTTTCATCATGTAAGAGTTCAATAGCGGCTTGTTTATTTAATATTTTTTCTGTAGAAGAAGCAGGAGTTTCTAAAAGGCTTATCGCTGAAAACTCGGTCTGAGTAAGGATATCAGAATTTTTTTTGGCTTCCGAGAGTTTGGCAAGTTCATCCGGTGCAAACCCACCGAGTCGTATCATCTCTATCAAAGCGATACGGGTGGGAGCGTGCGCTCGAGGACGGCTATCATCTGATCCTACTAAATCCCAATAGATATTTTGGTAATCAACAGGTCGAGACTTGACTCCGTTTCGGATATCCAATATCTCTTGATAATGTTCTTTATAGAGAGGGTCTCCACTCACAGCATACGTTCGCACCATCCGTGTCAAATCATCAGATGACTGACGAAGTTCATCTGCAAGCTGAAACGACCGTAACCTCAGTTCATGCGCACGATCAATCTCTTTTTCCGAATAGACATACGTGAAAAACACTATCGTAAACAGAACCACTAAGACGAGTGTTTGCCAAATATTTCGTAGAAATAGTGACCGTTTCCTGAGTAAAGCCACTTCCTTTGCTACCGTAACCCTATTGATGTTTTATTTAGCGATACGATCTGCGATAGCCTTGATTTGTCCATCTGTGAGAGAAGCGGATTGAGCTTTCATAAGGGCTTTTTGCCCTCCGCCGTAACTGCCGTCTTGATACCCTTTGAGTGCAGCAGTAAACTCTGCTTTACTCATATCTTTGATTATTTTACTTTTCCCCATAGCCGCTTTTTCCCCTTGTGCTCCATGACACACTTCACACTTTTTATAAAGAGCTGTCCCATCTTCTGCCATACATGAGACCGAAGCTATAGAAAGTACCGTTAATACACTGATCGCGAATTTTTTCATTGTTTACTCCTATGATTATAATAACTCGATTATAATCTATTTTTCATCACTTTGCGATTGATTGATATTAAAAGCGATACTAAAGCACACACCATCCTCTTTGTTTTCCGCGTTTATCGTACCGCCAAGATGTTTTTCCACAATCGTTTTAGACATATAAAGCCCTAATCCCGTCCCCGTTTTCTCATCTTTTGTCGAAAAATAAGGATCATAGATACGCCCCATAATAGCAGGGTCAATCCCCCCTGCATTGTCGCATATCGTAGTAACAACCTCATCACCGATATCCTCAATCACGATAGTGATGCGACGAGAAGTAACCCCATCACTGATCAGTGCCTCTTTAGAATTTTTCAAGAGATTAATAAACACCTGTAATAACTCGCGAGGATAGACTCTCACTTTCGCATGGGAATTATCCGTTAGTGTCAAGAGAATATCATGACTGTGAAGACTCGCATCGATCATCGATATCGCATCATCCATAATATCAGCGATGGAAACTAACTCTTTTTCTTTATCCGGTCGAAAAAAGTCCCGAAATACATCGATGGTGCTTGAGAGGAAATTCACCTGAGAGAGTATCCCCTCTCCGCTTGTACGGCATTCATCGATATTGAGACCGTCAAACTCCAAATCGATTAACATATTATTGACCATCATCGAGACAATACTCAGCGGTTGACGCCACTGATGGGCAATCATACCGATCATCTCCCCCATCGCGGCATGTCGGGACTGGGCTATCATCAAATCTTGAGTATCACGAATTTCATTCGACATCTTTTCATGTTCACTCATATCACTTGCCATAGCGACATAACAAGGCTTATCATCATAGTAGGTAGACTGTACCGTAACATTGACCGGATAGCTTGTTCCATCTTTTCGATAATGATACGTATGAAGTGAAACACACCCGTGAGTTTTAACTTCATCCATGTAATTTTTTAACTCTTCAATATCCATCCGTTTGATATCCAACGGCGTTAATCGAGTCATCTCAGGCATAGTATATCCGGTATTTTTGAGGGCACTTTTATTAAGGTAGTGAAAATAAAATGTTTGTGCATCAAAAATATAAATTTCTGTCGTTGCCTCTTCCACAATCATCCCAAGATGATAATTCTTATCTTCAATCGATTTAACATAACTTACATCGGTATGAAATCCTATCATACGCACCGCAATGCCATATTCATTGAATTGAACCACGCCTCGATCTAGGTTCCATATATAATGACCGTCCTTATGATGAAGACGATGAAGATTTTCATATTTTATGGTTGG comes from Sulfuricurvum sp. and encodes:
- a CDS encoding PAS domain S-box protein, with the translated sequence MNDINDIITPKKIDSNEAFIDWLRLHEVWLMEKILDYAAQHGYTSYTSTLLEAWRISIEGLTNSLGLLMQEYPIPPALGPSENYKDDPASAFGLLEAQRHRARGVNFAMFISLFKYYRQTYHDLIELHSSLFDDPKFYYEYVKQFFDRVEIAYSIEWHGRSSEEQIHDLSEHNRTLTNEKNLYLTIFDSFSSGAILLDSFGIILNYNQAASEILFDKKYHGGTYYYAQNKTVTTPEWIAEAISDLGDTDSYRFFYEQIRSQERYIYDVFIRPVDDVSGKFNGFILIMSDVTKLKSSQEQFELAMSATKDGLWDWNLVDNSVYFSPHWKAMVGYRDDELPNALQTWIDLVHPDDLASANEAIENSIHDPTIKYENLHRLHHKDGHYIWNLDRGVVQFNEYGIAVRMIGFHTDVSYVKSIEDKNYHLGMIVEEATTEIYIFDAQTFYFHYLNKSALKNTGYTMPEMTRLTPLDIKRMDIEELKNYMDEVKTHGCVSLHTYHYRKDGTSYPVNVTVQSTYYDDKPCYVAMASDMSEHEKMSNEIRDTQDLMIAQSRHAAMGEMIGMIAHQWRQPLSIVSMMVNNMLIDLEFDGLNIDECRTSGEGILSQVNFLSSTIDVFRDFFRPDKEKELVSIADIMDDAISMIDASLHSHDILLTLTDNSHAKVRVYPRELLQVFINLLKNSKEALISDGVTSRRITIVIEDIGDEVVTTICDNAGGIDPAIMGRIYDPYFSTKDEKTGTGLGLYMSKTIVEKHLGGTINAENKEDGVCFSIAFNINQSQSDEK
- a CDS encoding CHASE domain-containing protein translates to MDEAKNRFKSNNIETIHKIEIRMHAYETILQSSMSLLSTVEHMNQHKWFVYVSSMQIEKHYPGFQGIGYSKIIQKNQLPKHIEQMRADGFKNYLINPLGNRLEYHPIIYLEPLTQRNIKAIGYDMFTNPIRQKAMTRARDTGETTLSGKVTLVQEQNHDVQPGFLMYVPFYNTHSTLLSSGQREQHLEGFTFAPFRAHDLIDEILQKKDPHISIKIYDGTTIIPQNLLYESDHVSNHSPLFVETIPLKMYGHTWSIRFETLPTFKETIDNAQPHLIVLAGLPISFLLLLTLLAFYQTAARARLLAQSMTSEIRMLNTELENMINITPNPIIVHAEDGTILKMNQTWSTICGYSYEETPTIDTWVDKVYKDHQKEIKQYIRNLSNITQKVDEGEFSFYNKSGALIIWQFSSAPFGTINGQKTIISSAMDVTELKNKDNMLIMQSRHAAMGEMINMIAHQWRQPLASISAIAGTLQVEAMLDQYDQNHFIEKLNSISDLAIDLSDTINDFRNFSKKDKIKELATWKQLINGSLAIIQPILTNQNIELHISETRERSFMTYPREIRQVILNILKNAEDVLIENEIKIPQIWIRVLDQDGKPCLEIEDNGGGIPPEIIDKIFDPYFSTKFEKEGTGIGLYMSKMIVEHHNGGKLNAYNTNHGACFQIILQTDDYLDVSGIAE
- a CDS encoding response regulator gives rise to the protein MTAIIEELRTLGQDIKILYVEDNKGLRESILNLLTKFSPNIYHAETGDSGYEYYCKYSPDIVLTDIKMPGISGLEFAKKVKDDDNNVRVIFLSAFDDKEYLHEAINIGAFRYLSKPTKVPLLITTLHEAVLSIHKERNNRIFENQLTDIFNYQNNLIMMFKNTEPIVVNRQFLDFFGVQTLNEFTNTHNEIGELLLEHNGFLYSTPESGWFEKALKNPGKLFHTKVYNHNNKTCHLIMKLRLIPQKEGYSILSFDDISDLNLMMIFDGNAAKSDQKHHDSTAVRKLMNVIKENGSEVKLYNFYRGLTIVNNAILISMDDQQVVLKTSYSQLKAIKIAKNITITSEIFPNTVLCNTTGSVDFDKQTVTFSDMQFVNESANQRANIRLEPDTERHSVTLFLNEIKYFGKTRIVDISICSVKLELDALPAGLSVGETVNIVMVFETEKQPLNLSVTSKVYRIDNRSKSFQIVFLFELSSIYHDKLLDYIAKRQMELIREFKAI
- a CDS encoding c-type cytochrome, whose amino-acid sequence is MKKFAISVLTVLSIASVSCMAEDGTALYKKCEVCHGAQGEKAAMGKSKIIKDMSKAEFTAALKGYQDGSYGGGQKALMKAQSASLTDGQIKAIADRIAK
- a CDS encoding GAF domain-containing protein, whose product is MALLRKRSLFLRNIWQTLVLVVLFTIVFFTYVYSEKEIDRAHELRLRSFQLADELRQSSDDLTRMVRTYAVSGDPLYKEHYQEILDIRNGVKSRPVDYQNIYWDLVGSDDSRPRAHAPTRIALIEMIRLGGFAPDELAKLSEAKKNSDILTQTEFSAISLLETPASSTEKILNKQAAIELLHDENYRNAKASIMRPIDEFYMLMDKRTAKAVENATYNALYLRILFILLGFSLLMSFWKLYKMLNRILGGSVDEVHHHIIRIGRGDFAHTIDLQQGQRNSVLGWLSETQDRLKSLIYHNKRLTQLYAALSQCNQAIIHARDEEELFQMICHDAVTFGGMKMVWIGILNEEANAIVPVASYGDQIEYLAGIFISTDLQHPTGKGPTGIAFHHNRPYWCQDIANDPVTLPWRERAQEYGFASSASLPLVLDDKVVGVLNIYSGDSNAFDKEGQKLLEEMAMEISFALKRFVKDAEHKASEQMIEMLSHVVSQTPLSTIITDKNGVIEYANHYATLLSGYSKEELVGSKMNMFNSGKHPQSFYKDLWATILLEGSFWRGTVINRMKNEELRDMASTIFPIFNEHNEIINFVTIQDDVTERNIKDKLFLMQTRQAQMGEMLSMIAHQWRQPLAIISALMNRQKVSILLEQASFDDMMKSFDDMEVQIQHLSRTITDFKDFFKPQKLASMTNSLVIVDKTLELIENTIVSKSIMLEVSHNNNGDYLTYENELIQVILNLIKNAIDVFDEKRVEKPMIMVRSDQTDSEVILSVEDNGGGIPPEIIDTIFLPYVSTKGEENGTGLGLYMTKTIIEEHCNGNVSVINTEHGARFILRFPIHRDNHQFVK